From Actinoplanes oblitus, a single genomic window includes:
- the yidD gene encoding membrane protein insertion efficiency factor YidD — translation MEDVPDDPQEPQQKKEPWYHNCDCDPGCPDCDIPGCHCDVPGCDLFRLSTLLTVVALLGHGPAAGPAQRMVTGAIRGYRKVSPKLPTRCRYQPTCSAYALAAVEKHGLRKGLRLAVARLRRCGPRVPFGTGDPVP, via the coding sequence GTGGAAGACGTGCCGGATGATCCGCAGGAACCGCAGCAGAAGAAGGAGCCTTGGTACCACAACTGCGACTGTGATCCGGGCTGCCCGGACTGTGACATCCCCGGCTGTCATTGCGATGTGCCCGGCTGTGACCTGTTCCGGCTGAGCACGCTGCTGACGGTCGTGGCGCTGCTCGGGCACGGACCGGCGGCGGGTCCGGCCCAGCGGATGGTGACCGGCGCGATCCGCGGGTACCGCAAAGTGTCGCCGAAACTGCCCACCCGGTGCCGTTACCAGCCCACGTGCAGCGCCTACGCATTGGCGGCCGTCGAAAAGCACGGGCTGCGGAAAGGGCTGCGGCTGGCGGTCGCCAGGCTCCGCAGGTGTGGTCCGCGAGTCCCGTTCGGTACCGGGGACCCCGTTCCGTGA
- the treY gene encoding malto-oligosyltrehalose synthase: MRPSSTYRVQTRPEFPLKATAEIADYLADLGVSHLYSAPLLTAAPGSQHGYDVVDHTQVSPELGGPDGLRGLSAALRNAGLGLVVDIVPNHAGVAVAKANPTWWDVLKRGQQSEYAKFYDIDWSRGRILLPVLADEPDALDQLQVEGDELVYFDKRYPIAEGTGEGAPREVHDRQHYELVNWTRGDSEINYRRFFAITELAGLRVEDPEVFEATHAEILRWVREGLVDGIRVDHPDGLRDPAEYLRRLRDAAPEAWLVIEKILEPGEQLPRWPIDGTTGYDAMAQVNGVFVDAGTETFFDTLDHYLTGGTTSFQNLVHETKHTVATTLLAAELGRLSRLAPEIEAAPQGLAELAACFPVYRSYLPGGARYLAQARAEAGRRRPHLIGTLDQLTARLRNPADELAARFQQFTGAVMAKGVEDTAFYRWTRFAARNEVGNDPVKFGVSVDEFHEAAETRQQDWPATMTSLSTHDTKRGEDVRARLAVLSEVPGDWTEVVRRWVRVAPLPDPSLAHLIWQVAVGAWPIDKDRLLAYAVKAARESATVTSWYRPDEGFETALRTMIDKIYDDPALHREVTDFAASITPPGWSNSLSQKLVQLTMPGVPDVYQGTELWDYSLVDPDNRRPVDFAARRELLGRLDDGWQPPIDESGAAKLLVVSRTLRLLRQRPELFTGYQPVFAEGRVGEHVLAFDRGGVVVVATRLPVGLSRHGGWHDTTLSLDGHSWTEVFTNASYGGNRLAVAELLHTYPVALLVKE; encoded by the coding sequence ATGCGGCCCAGCAGTACCTACCGAGTCCAGACCCGCCCCGAATTCCCCCTCAAGGCCACCGCCGAGATCGCCGACTACCTGGCCGATCTCGGGGTGAGTCACCTCTACTCGGCGCCGCTGCTGACCGCGGCGCCCGGCTCCCAGCACGGCTACGACGTCGTCGACCACACCCAGGTCAGCCCGGAGCTGGGTGGCCCGGACGGGCTGCGCGGCCTGTCCGCGGCGCTGCGCAACGCCGGGCTCGGCCTGGTCGTCGACATCGTGCCGAACCACGCCGGGGTGGCCGTCGCCAAGGCCAACCCGACCTGGTGGGACGTGCTCAAGCGCGGACAGCAGTCGGAGTACGCGAAGTTCTACGACATCGACTGGTCGCGCGGGCGGATCCTGCTGCCGGTGCTGGCCGACGAGCCGGACGCGCTGGACCAGCTCCAGGTTGAGGGCGACGAGCTGGTCTACTTCGACAAGCGCTATCCGATCGCCGAGGGCACCGGCGAGGGTGCTCCCCGCGAGGTGCACGACCGGCAGCACTACGAGCTGGTCAACTGGACCCGCGGCGACTCCGAGATCAACTATCGGCGGTTCTTCGCGATCACCGAGCTGGCCGGGCTGCGCGTCGAGGACCCGGAGGTCTTCGAGGCCACCCACGCCGAGATCCTGCGCTGGGTCCGCGAGGGCCTGGTCGACGGCATCCGGGTCGACCATCCGGACGGGCTGCGCGACCCGGCGGAGTACCTGCGGCGGCTGCGCGACGCCGCGCCGGAGGCCTGGCTGGTGATCGAGAAGATCCTGGAGCCGGGCGAGCAGCTGCCCCGCTGGCCGATCGACGGCACCACCGGCTACGACGCGATGGCGCAGGTGAACGGCGTGTTCGTGGACGCCGGCACGGAGACCTTCTTCGACACGCTGGACCACTATTTGACCGGTGGCACCACCAGCTTTCAGAACCTCGTCCACGAGACCAAGCACACGGTCGCCACCACGCTGCTCGCCGCCGAGCTCGGACGGCTGTCCCGGCTCGCCCCGGAGATCGAGGCGGCGCCCCAGGGCCTCGCCGAGCTGGCCGCCTGCTTCCCGGTCTACCGCTCCTACCTTCCGGGCGGCGCCCGGTACCTCGCCCAGGCGCGCGCCGAGGCGGGCCGCCGGCGTCCGCATCTGATCGGCACGCTGGACCAGCTCACCGCCCGGTTGCGCAACCCCGCTGACGAACTCGCTGCCCGTTTCCAGCAGTTCACCGGCGCGGTGATGGCCAAGGGCGTCGAGGACACCGCGTTCTACCGCTGGACCCGCTTCGCGGCCCGCAACGAGGTGGGCAACGACCCGGTCAAGTTCGGCGTCTCGGTGGACGAGTTCCACGAGGCCGCCGAGACCCGGCAGCAGGACTGGCCGGCCACGATGACCTCGCTGAGCACCCACGACACCAAGCGCGGCGAGGACGTCCGGGCCCGGCTCGCGGTGCTCTCCGAGGTGCCCGGCGACTGGACCGAGGTGGTCCGCCGCTGGGTCCGGGTCGCTCCGCTCCCGGATCCGTCGCTGGCCCATCTGATCTGGCAGGTCGCCGTCGGCGCCTGGCCGATCGACAAGGACCGACTGCTCGCGTACGCGGTGAAGGCCGCCCGCGAGTCGGCCACCGTCACCAGCTGGTACCGCCCCGACGAGGGGTTCGAGACGGCGCTGCGGACGATGATCGACAAGATCTACGACGACCCGGCGCTGCACCGTGAGGTGACCGACTTCGCCGCCTCGATCACGCCGCCCGGCTGGTCCAACTCGCTGAGCCAGAAACTCGTGCAGCTGACCATGCCCGGTGTTCCGGACGTCTACCAGGGCACCGAGCTGTGGGACTACTCGCTGGTCGACCCGGACAACCGGCGGCCTGTCGACTTCGCGGCCCGCCGCGAGCTGCTCGGCCGGCTCGACGACGGCTGGCAGCCCCCGATCGACGAGAGCGGCGCGGCCAAGCTGCTCGTGGTCAGCCGTACGCTGCGGCTGCTCCGGCAGCGCCCGGAACTGTTCACCGGATATCAGCCGGTGTTCGCCGAGGGACGGGTCGGCGAGCACGTCCTGGCCTTCGACCGGGGCGGGGTGGTGGTGGTCGCCACCCGGCTGCCGGTCGGATTGTCACGCCACGGCGGATGGCACGACACCACGCTGTCACTCGACGGACACAGTTGGACGGAAGTGTTCACGAACGCCAGCTACGGTGGCAATCGCCTGGCCGTTGCCGAGCTGCTGCACACCTATCCCGTCGCTCTCCTGGTGAAAGAGTGA
- a CDS encoding transporter substrate-binding domain-containing protein: MGESSTEGTPLSGGAPASGASETPRTLPDPAPGAPRRDPASRLGYALRGDLPPQLRRVWPLKRRTVEDIAARDIAVQEAVDEGRLPPPAEPVPLEQPEVLPDPPERFNMAALRLAGLGFGLVLAIGLTMMRLFVGGPPSVDELRAQSGVDSWSELHIGVKDDQFGTAYYDPATKIWSGFDIDVAYMIAEDLGFRRSEVKFYGMESEDRARMQATDVDGNRVPVQLVIASYSITPKRVADKVNFSQSYLYTEQSVMTLAGHRAVASLDDFAGQKVCTLSTSTSLTAPKEAGATVISKNRVRECFAMLNRHEVDAVSTDAAILAGWKARYPGKYDHWDLGLDGTERWGVNVGDNPALKKLVDLTLWRSYADPHDERWEQAFEKNFQTEVPANGKVPIAVAQQPRVIRPDVRELPWEDLLK; the protein is encoded by the coding sequence ATGGGGGAGAGCTCGACGGAGGGGACGCCGCTGAGCGGGGGTGCGCCGGCCTCGGGCGCTTCCGAGACGCCGCGGACCCTGCCGGATCCGGCTCCGGGCGCGCCCCGGCGGGACCCGGCGAGCCGGCTCGGCTACGCGCTGCGTGGCGATCTGCCGCCGCAGCTCAGGCGGGTGTGGCCGCTGAAGCGGCGGACCGTGGAGGACATCGCGGCGCGGGACATCGCGGTGCAGGAGGCGGTCGACGAGGGGCGGCTGCCGCCGCCGGCCGAGCCGGTGCCGCTGGAGCAGCCGGAGGTGCTGCCGGATCCGCCGGAGCGGTTCAACATGGCGGCGTTGCGGCTGGCCGGGCTCGGGTTCGGGCTGGTGCTGGCGATCGGGCTGACCATGATGCGGCTGTTCGTCGGCGGGCCGCCGTCGGTGGACGAGCTGCGCGCGCAGTCCGGCGTCGACTCGTGGAGCGAGCTGCACATCGGGGTCAAGGACGATCAGTTCGGGACGGCCTACTACGACCCAGCGACGAAGATCTGGTCCGGGTTCGACATCGACGTCGCCTACATGATCGCCGAGGATCTCGGGTTCCGGCGCAGTGAGGTCAAGTTCTACGGGATGGAGTCCGAGGACCGGGCGCGGATGCAGGCCACCGACGTCGACGGCAACCGGGTGCCGGTCCAGCTGGTGATCGCGAGCTACAGCATCACCCCGAAGCGGGTCGCCGACAAGGTCAACTTCTCGCAGTCCTACCTGTACACCGAGCAGTCGGTGATGACCCTGGCCGGACACCGGGCGGTCGCCTCGCTGGACGACTTCGCCGGTCAGAAGGTCTGCACCCTGTCCACGTCGACCAGCCTCACCGCGCCGAAAGAGGCCGGTGCCACAGTGATCTCGAAGAACCGGGTGCGTGAGTGCTTCGCGATGCTGAACCGCCACGAGGTGGACGCGGTCAGCACCGACGCGGCGATCCTCGCGGGGTGGAAAGCGCGATATCCGGGCAAGTACGACCACTGGGATCTCGGGCTGGACGGCACCGAGCGGTGGGGGGTGAACGTGGGTGACAACCCGGCGCTGAAGAAGCTGGTCGACCTCACCCTGTGGCGCTCCTACGCGGACCCGCACGACGAGCGGTGGGAGCAGGCCTTCGAGAAGAACTTCCAGACCGAGGTGCCGGCGAACGGGAAGGTGCCGATCGCGGTGGCCCAGCAGCCCCGGGTGATCCGGCCGGACGTGCGGGAACTCCCCTGGGAGGACCTGCTGAAGTGA
- a CDS encoding putative bifunctional diguanylate cyclase/phosphodiesterase produces MIGTLALALAVVAVGELVGAPRLYTDTAQLAAGAIAAWACLVAARRRTGIPRNWRWLAAGGLAVWSAVRLWWMVQDLTGRDRHAGPSLFDIGFVVLPVCMLIGLLGVTRTRPRPIPTSPRRDQIALLIDSVLITGSVLALGWSSSFLSPVTEWDAQTWWAAGYPIADLVLVTMVVLLLTTRPDSPAGRRPLALIGAGLLAFGVADTMRLFGLGPFWLEATGHLLGPACIALAALSPPRPAPAPPDLTALPRDWFHLLLPYLPVLVAGVVLLARTATGHPLTSFQAYLGWLGLGLVVTRQMITILDNTVLLGRVAETQRRLHHQAYHDPLTGLANRALFRERLVLALDSNQHRGTPVAVIFADLDDFKLINDTYGHAMGDRVLHAIGERLRASVRPQDLVARLGGDEFAVVLDQSDVVAPPVPRSGGGAVSALRRVVGRQRKYVLSAAGVRVSGDARAGGRWSRDKARPPAPRSPLRRRTDLLTGGPVLSGSSVASFSAATAASAVSSAGVPTGADSAVSSAAVSAGADSAVSSAAVSAGADSGVSSAAVSAGADSAVSSAAVSTAADSAVSSAAASAAGAMSTFDEREWVAEAEGVGERVLAALREPYLIDGRSVSVGASIGLVTAEPDDQLSADLLLRRADAAMYAVKRRGKGALIRYTGPVHGPNADLPRLLAGALTGGSPAAAGFEVHYQPIVRLGDRVTVAVEALARWTDPVAGPVHPDVFVTMAERTGLVAAIDDFVLDQACADAHALADRYGRPIDVHVNVSAGRLGHQGLEDAVDAALARYALPPERLVVEITETLRIPDLPRAAAVVERLRARGVRVALDDFGSGYNALAQLHGLPVDTVKLDSTLTDVDTGPARAGALCGSVLAICAELGITVVGEGIETEDRAAALADLGCPLGQGYLFGPPARLTELPRPAVPREP; encoded by the coding sequence TTGATCGGGACTCTGGCGCTCGCCCTCGCGGTGGTCGCGGTCGGTGAGCTCGTGGGTGCGCCCCGGCTCTACACCGACACCGCGCAACTCGCCGCGGGCGCGATCGCGGCCTGGGCCTGCCTGGTCGCGGCGCGCCGCCGCACCGGCATCCCGCGTAACTGGCGCTGGCTGGCGGCCGGCGGGCTGGCCGTCTGGTCCGCCGTCCGGCTCTGGTGGATGGTCCAGGACCTGACCGGCCGCGACCGGCACGCGGGCCCGTCGCTGTTCGACATCGGGTTCGTGGTGCTGCCGGTCTGCATGCTGATCGGGCTGCTCGGGGTGACCCGGACCCGGCCACGGCCGATACCCACCTCGCCGCGGCGGGACCAGATCGCGCTGCTCATCGACAGCGTCCTGATCACCGGGTCGGTGCTGGCGCTGGGCTGGTCCTCGTCGTTCCTCAGCCCGGTCACCGAGTGGGACGCGCAGACCTGGTGGGCGGCCGGCTACCCGATCGCCGACCTGGTCCTGGTCACCATGGTGGTGCTGCTGCTGACCACCCGGCCCGACTCGCCGGCCGGCCGGCGGCCGCTGGCCCTGATCGGGGCCGGGCTGCTGGCCTTCGGGGTGGCGGACACCATGCGGCTGTTCGGGCTCGGGCCGTTCTGGCTGGAGGCGACCGGGCACCTGCTCGGGCCGGCCTGCATCGCCCTCGCGGCGCTCAGCCCGCCGCGGCCGGCGCCGGCCCCGCCGGACCTGACGGCGCTGCCCCGGGACTGGTTCCACCTGCTGCTGCCGTACCTGCCGGTGCTGGTCGCCGGGGTGGTGCTGCTGGCCCGGACGGCGACCGGGCATCCGCTCACGTCGTTCCAGGCCTACCTGGGCTGGCTGGGCCTGGGCCTGGTGGTGACCCGCCAGATGATCACGATCCTGGACAACACCGTGCTGCTCGGGCGGGTCGCGGAGACGCAGCGGCGGCTGCACCATCAGGCGTACCACGATCCGCTGACCGGGCTGGCGAACCGGGCCCTCTTCCGGGAGCGGCTGGTCCTGGCGCTGGACTCGAACCAGCACCGGGGCACGCCGGTTGCGGTGATCTTCGCGGATCTGGACGACTTCAAGCTGATCAACGATACGTACGGGCACGCGATGGGTGACCGGGTGCTGCACGCGATCGGGGAGCGGCTGCGGGCCTCGGTGCGGCCGCAGGACCTGGTGGCGCGGCTCGGCGGGGACGAGTTCGCCGTCGTCCTGGACCAGAGCGACGTGGTGGCGCCACCGGTGCCGCGGTCGGGTGGCGGCGCCGTCTCGGCACTGCGCCGGGTGGTGGGGAGACAGCGGAAGTACGTGCTGTCCGCCGCCGGGGTCCGGGTCTCCGGCGACGCGCGTGCCGGTGGGCGCTGGTCCCGGGACAAGGCTCGGCCGCCGGCGCCTCGGTCACCGCTGCGCCGGCGTACCGACCTGCTGACGGGCGGGCCGGTGCTGTCGGGCTCCTCGGTCGCGTCGTTCTCCGCCGCGACCGCCGCCTCCGCGGTCTCGTCGGCCGGGGTTCCTACGGGCGCGGATTCGGCGGTGTCGTCGGCGGCGGTTTCCGCGGGCGCGGATTCGGCGGTGTCGTCGGCGGCGGTTTCCGCGGGCGCGGATTCGGGGGTGTCGTCGGCGGCGGTTTCCGCGGGCGCGGATTCGGCGGTCTCCTCGGCGGCGGTCTCCACGGCCGCCGATTCCGCGGTCTCCTCCGCGGCGGCCTCCGCGGCCGGCGCCATGTCCACTTTTGACGAGCGGGAGTGGGTGGCGGAGGCGGAGGGAGTCGGCGAGCGGGTCCTGGCCGCGCTCCGGGAGCCGTACCTGATCGACGGCCGCTCGGTCAGCGTCGGCGCCAGCATCGGCCTGGTCACCGCCGAACCGGACGACCAGCTCTCCGCCGACCTGCTGCTGCGCCGCGCCGACGCCGCGATGTACGCGGTCAAGCGCCGCGGCAAGGGCGCCCTGATCCGCTACACCGGCCCGGTGCACGGCCCGAACGCCGACCTCCCACGGCTGCTGGCCGGCGCGCTCACCGGCGGCAGCCCGGCAGCGGCCGGCTTCGAGGTGCACTACCAGCCGATCGTCAGGCTCGGCGACCGCGTGACGGTGGCCGTCGAGGCGCTCGCCCGGTGGACCGACCCGGTGGCCGGTCCGGTCCATCCCGACGTCTTCGTCACCATGGCCGAACGCACCGGCCTGGTCGCCGCCATCGACGACTTCGTGCTGGATCAGGCCTGTGCCGACGCCCACGCGCTCGCCGACCGGTACGGCCGCCCGATCGACGTGCACGTCAACGTCTCCGCGGGCCGGCTCGGCCACCAGGGCCTGGAGGACGCCGTCGACGCCGCCCTGGCCCGATACGCGCTGCCGCCGGAACGCCTGGTCGTGGAGATCACCGAAACGCTCCGCATCCCGGACCTGCCCCGCGCCGCGGCGGTGGTCGAACGCCTCCGCGCCCGGGGCGTGCGGGTCGCCCTGGACGATTTCGGCAGTGGGTACAACGCGCTCGCCCAGCTGCACGGGCTCCCGGTGGACACGGTGAAACTGGACTCGACCCTGACCGATGTCGACACGGGGCCGGCCCGGGCGGGGGCGCTGTGCGGATCGGTCCTCGCGATCTGCGCCGAGCTGGGCATCACGGTGGTCGGCGAGGGCATCGAGACCGAGGACCGGGCGGCGGCTCTGGCCGATCTGGGGTGCCCGCTCGGCCAGGGCTATCTGTTCGGGCCGCCGGCGCGGCTGACCGAGCTGCCCCGTCCGGCCGTCCCCCGGGAGCCCTAA
- the treZ gene encoding malto-oligosyltrehalose trehalohydrolase translates to MTTFEVWAPEKSPKLRLGDAEHPMEPGDGGWWRLDVPSAGPGTDYSYVLPDVDTPVPDPRSAWQPQGVHGPSRVYDHDAFTWTDQGWTGRQLPGSVLYELHIGTFTPAGTFDAAIERLDHLVELGVDLVELLPVNAFNGEYNWGYDGVCWFAPHEAYGGPDGLKRFVDAAHRKGLGVVLDVVYNHFGPSGAYAPMFAPYLSSGSNTWGSSLNLDGPESGEVRRYIADSVLMWLRDYHVDGLRLDAVHALHDEGAVHLLEQLAVETESLSTALRRPLSLIAESDLNDPKLITPREAGGYGLHAQWDDDVHHALHALFTGERQGYYGDFGSLDCLRTVLEGAFFHAGTWSSFRGRRHGRTVDRQRTAGHRFVAFLQNHDQIGNRAVGDRLTATLSPGLLKVAATLLLTSPFTPMLFMGEEWAASSPWQFFTSHPEPDLAAAVQNGRRREFARHGWAEADVPDPQDPQTFERSKLDWSELGKPGHADMLALYKKLIRLRREIPDLTDPWLSEVEVWHGDQFVVIRRGRHAVAANLAGTPQTVSLRAVPSAVLLATAEGVVLERDRVVLPPESAVVVRTSR, encoded by the coding sequence ATGACGACCTTCGAGGTATGGGCGCCGGAGAAGTCGCCCAAGCTGCGCCTGGGTGACGCCGAGCACCCGATGGAGCCGGGCGACGGTGGCTGGTGGCGCCTCGACGTGCCGTCGGCCGGCCCGGGCACCGACTACTCCTACGTGCTGCCCGATGTCGACACTCCGGTGCCGGATCCGCGGTCGGCCTGGCAGCCGCAGGGCGTGCACGGACCCAGCCGGGTCTACGACCACGACGCGTTCACCTGGACCGACCAGGGGTGGACCGGCCGGCAGCTGCCCGGCTCGGTGCTCTACGAGCTGCACATCGGCACGTTCACCCCGGCCGGCACGTTCGACGCGGCCATCGAGCGCCTCGATCACCTGGTCGAGCTCGGCGTCGACCTGGTCGAGCTGCTCCCGGTCAACGCGTTCAACGGTGAGTACAACTGGGGTTACGACGGCGTCTGCTGGTTCGCCCCGCACGAGGCGTACGGCGGGCCCGACGGCCTGAAACGCTTCGTCGACGCCGCCCACCGCAAGGGCCTGGGCGTGGTCCTCGACGTGGTCTACAACCACTTCGGCCCGTCCGGGGCGTATGCCCCGATGTTCGCGCCCTACCTCAGCAGCGGGTCGAACACCTGGGGCAGCTCGCTGAACCTGGACGGCCCGGAGTCCGGCGAGGTGCGGCGCTACATCGCCGATTCGGTGCTGATGTGGCTGCGTGACTACCACGTCGACGGCCTGCGGCTGGACGCCGTGCACGCGCTGCACGACGAGGGCGCCGTGCACCTGCTGGAGCAGCTCGCCGTCGAGACGGAGTCGCTCTCCACGGCGCTGCGGCGGCCGCTGTCGCTGATCGCCGAGTCGGATCTCAACGATCCGAAACTGATCACCCCACGCGAGGCCGGTGGTTACGGGCTGCACGCGCAGTGGGACGACGACGTGCACCACGCGCTGCACGCCCTGTTCACCGGCGAGCGGCAGGGTTACTACGGCGACTTCGGCTCGCTGGACTGCCTGCGCACCGTGCTGGAGGGCGCGTTCTTCCACGCCGGGACCTGGTCGTCGTTCCGCGGCCGGCGGCACGGGCGGACGGTCGACCGGCAGCGCACCGCCGGGCACCGGTTCGTCGCCTTCCTGCAGAACCACGACCAGATCGGCAACCGCGCGGTCGGCGACCGGCTCACCGCCACGCTCTCCCCGGGCCTGCTCAAGGTCGCGGCGACGCTGCTGCTCACCTCGCCGTTCACCCCGATGCTGTTCATGGGGGAGGAGTGGGCGGCCAGCAGCCCGTGGCAGTTCTTCACCAGCCACCCGGAGCCGGATCTGGCCGCCGCGGTGCAGAACGGGCGGCGGCGCGAGTTCGCCAGGCACGGCTGGGCCGAGGCCGACGTGCCGGATCCGCAGGACCCGCAGACCTTCGAGCGGTCCAAGCTGGACTGGTCGGAGCTGGGCAAGCCGGGGCACGCCGACATGCTGGCGCTGTACAAGAAGCTGATCCGGCTGCGCCGGGAGATCCCCGACCTGACCGACCCGTGGCTGTCCGAGGTCGAGGTGTGGCACGGCGACCAGTTCGTGGTGATCCGCCGCGGTCGCCACGCGGTCGCCGCCAACCTGGCCGGCACCCCGCAGACGGTCAGCCTGCGCGCCGTCCCGTCCGCGGTCCTGCTCGCCACCGCCGAGGGCGTCGTCCTCGAACGCGACCGCGTCGTCCTCCCCCCGGAGAGCGCCGTCGTGGTCCGCACCTCCCGCTGA
- a CDS encoding PP2C family protein-serine/threonine phosphatase yields MTLHLRWAAVTDQGHVRSNNEDCHYAGDRLLVVADGMGGMAAGDLASRITVESMVSLDAPIDTEHQMDALHQALEVANRRIAETVAADPSLQGMGTTLTAVLFNGERAAMAHVGDSRAYLLRDGRLNQLTKDDTYVQMLVDQGLIKPEEAAGHPRRAVVTRVLQGEPVSPAYVIVEPQNGDRWLLCSDGLTGVVTDATIEEEMRIVPDPKACAERLVDLALRGGGPDNVTVVIADVTDGD; encoded by the coding sequence ATGACCTTGCACCTGCGGTGGGCGGCCGTCACCGACCAAGGACACGTCCGGAGCAACAACGAGGACTGTCACTACGCCGGTGATCGGCTTCTCGTCGTCGCGGACGGCATGGGCGGCATGGCCGCCGGGGATCTGGCCAGCCGGATCACCGTGGAGTCCATGGTCTCGCTCGACGCCCCGATCGACACCGAACATCAGATGGACGCGCTGCACCAGGCGCTGGAAGTGGCAAACCGGCGGATCGCCGAGACGGTCGCCGCCGACCCCTCGCTGCAGGGGATGGGCACCACGCTGACCGCCGTGCTGTTCAACGGCGAGCGGGCCGCGATGGCGCACGTCGGCGACTCCCGGGCCTACCTGCTCCGCGACGGGCGGCTCAACCAGCTCACCAAGGACGACACGTACGTTCAGATGCTTGTCGACCAGGGCCTGATCAAGCCGGAGGAGGCGGCCGGCCACCCGCGCCGCGCCGTCGTCACCCGGGTCCTGCAGGGCGAGCCGGTCAGTCCCGCGTACGTGATCGTCGAGCCGCAGAATGGCGACCGGTGGCTGTTGTGCAGCGACGGTCTCACCGGCGTGGTGACGGATGCGACCATCGAGGAAGAGATGCGGATCGTCCCCGATCCCAAGGCCTGCGCCGAGCGGCTCGTCGATCTCGCGCTGCGCGGCGGGGGACCGGACAACGTCACGGTGGTCATCGCCGACGTGACCGACGGGGACTGA